One window of Pseudobacteriovorax antillogorgiicola genomic DNA carries:
- a CDS encoding TolC family protein produces the protein MLADLQVDRWMRLCLILLLWPCVLWGAPSKEQKFLAMVPGGVVTLDAIVDLGYRYSDQVQILKAELETKEVPYIKASQATDGQLSASLTHLSDKNELANPQGFQIESRQQLDFSWSRSFESGTQLSTSLLSTRQDLIFSQPFPLDDYESQVTLSVKQSLWRNSLGQTFKDQLAAAKFHEKAVEFQYSASLGEWFQGLQEIYHQAWMAQNSVRFAKERIQTQKRLLKITKLLFNRGTAEKADVLNIEQNLLQVEQAYRQAQKSLSDIWRKLVILLKLPDEFLNVDPEKIPLEESSFESQIKALCSNTGLEKARSDYHPDVATLLERIKSQELKVKTSADQFDPDLYVQAAIGGNSVDNDLGTTYVDSLSFKDPNYSVVVGIDVTLGQSAAKAEMLESKKNLKVSRMQLASKRSEIKIDWTNTCQEVKRLQADRSSYRRMLKMNRERKKLEEERFTLGKVDVQTVILSANDVIISQESLARTEASLIGAIWKLKKMHGDVPKYIAAAVKNSKIR, from the coding sequence ATGCTGGCAGATCTGCAAGTCGATCGTTGGATGAGGCTATGTCTGATTTTGCTCCTCTGGCCTTGCGTGCTATGGGGAGCGCCGAGTAAGGAGCAAAAGTTTTTAGCGATGGTGCCAGGTGGAGTTGTTACCCTAGACGCCATCGTTGATTTGGGCTACCGGTACTCGGATCAAGTACAAATTCTTAAGGCCGAGCTAGAGACAAAAGAGGTTCCGTACATCAAGGCAAGCCAAGCGACGGATGGGCAGTTGTCAGCCTCTCTTACCCACCTCAGTGATAAAAATGAATTGGCTAATCCCCAAGGGTTTCAAATTGAATCTCGTCAACAGCTCGACTTTTCTTGGTCTCGGTCGTTTGAATCCGGCACTCAACTAAGTACCAGCCTGCTATCCACTCGACAAGATCTGATATTTTCACAACCATTTCCACTTGATGATTATGAAAGCCAAGTCACCCTCAGTGTGAAACAGAGCCTTTGGCGCAACAGTCTTGGCCAGACGTTTAAAGATCAACTCGCAGCGGCAAAGTTTCACGAAAAGGCGGTGGAGTTTCAATATAGCGCGAGTCTTGGGGAATGGTTTCAAGGTTTGCAGGAGATCTATCATCAAGCTTGGATGGCACAAAACTCAGTGCGTTTTGCTAAGGAACGGATTCAAACCCAGAAGCGACTGCTGAAGATTACAAAGTTGTTATTTAATCGAGGGACCGCGGAAAAGGCAGACGTCTTGAATATCGAGCAGAATCTGCTTCAAGTGGAGCAGGCTTATCGCCAAGCTCAAAAATCTCTTAGTGATATATGGCGTAAGCTAGTCATCTTACTCAAACTGCCGGATGAGTTTTTGAATGTTGATCCGGAAAAGATTCCCCTGGAAGAATCGTCGTTCGAGAGTCAAATCAAAGCCCTTTGTAGTAATACTGGTCTTGAAAAAGCTCGTTCGGATTATCACCCGGACGTGGCGACTCTTCTTGAGCGGATTAAAAGCCAAGAACTGAAAGTGAAAACATCTGCTGACCAATTCGATCCCGATTTATACGTCCAAGCAGCTATCGGCGGAAATTCCGTAGATAACGACCTTGGTACTACCTATGTAGATAGCTTGTCTTTCAAAGATCCTAATTATTCTGTCGTAGTTGGCATTGATGTAACCCTCGGCCAGTCTGCTGCCAAGGCAGAAATGCTTGAGTCTAAGAAGAACCTGAAAGTATCGCGGATGCAGCTCGCGTCAAAGCGTAGCGAAATCAAAATCGATTGGACCAACACTTGCCAAGAGGTTAAGCGCTTACAAGCTGATCGTAGTTCATACCGCCGCATGCTCAAAATGAATCGAGAGCGCAAAAAATTAGAAGAAGAGCGATTCACTCTTGGAAAAGTAGATGTTCAAACTGTTATCCTATCAGCCAATGACGTTATCATCTCACAAGAGAGCCTAGCGCGCACCGAAGCAAGCCTGATCGGGGCAATTTGGAAGTTGAAGAAGATGCACGGAGATGTGCCCAAATATATCGCAGCCGCCGTTAAGAATAGCAAGATAAGGTAG
- a CDS encoding efflux RND transporter permease subunit encodes MNKLIDYFAKQGIFVDLITVFVFVAGVVSILSIKREVFPNISFDIITVVTPYPGASAESSERLLTNPLEQDLKEVDGIKKMTSISREGGSTIILQLDPDQTTADDAKEDIQEVVDAFTELPEDAEDPIVTVLENKTTPAIEIALSGNVSEDVLRSTAKFLEEELELLSDVAKIQFNGLRDYEVRVEAVPSKLRQYQVSLTDITNALARRNISTPGGTIDGSEETEFKEMIVRTIGEFEDASEVDETVIRTNVFADPIRIKDVAKVTTVFERVTRTYRTNGTGSISLTVLKKESGDVLDLVAEVKQRVEELMPQIDPSVQISYVNDTSFYVQRRISVLSNNLLVGLGLVLVVLSLILPWRVAAITAFGIPFSFLGAIAIFFGYDISINLISMMGLIIVVGMLVDDAVVVTENAQRFREKGFDPMEAAVKGTQQVWAPVTVSVLTTVMAFAPMLYMSGIFGKFIRYIPMGVIIALLISLWECFFVLPHHLGKWIRKEKSSDKSGHAKGGVFVQTWEAYVQPFYSYVIYYVIKLRYLVILATVLFLGGSLFVAATKMDFVLFPKGGVETFIVNFETPNGTSLAKTTEVAEPIEKAIAETLPDSVLDDFIVRIGIQQKDANDPSSKVGTQYGQAFVYLTPATERDITAQQAIDMLREAVGKPAGVTKLSFEQISGGPPVGKPVNIGVRGKTYEAILPVVSKIQERLKEVEGVSDIESSYYLGKKEFHVRVKDAEAVAAGLTVFDIGRAVRASFEGLVPTTIRRLDEELDIRVTLTAEDRSRVETIDQILVPNVRSQLIPLGRVATIEETQGVSVFRHEANQRQVSVLAELDTAVSNSREVNAKMQPIVADILKDHPGIRANFGGENEDTNESMASLARAFGFAFFGILLILILLFKNLYQPMVIAATIPLGVVAVIWTFFFHGKPLSFLGMIGVIALAGVIVNNAIVLVDFVNQLVAEGVDRFSAVRQAARIRLRPIFLTTVTTTAGILPTAYGLGGLDPFVVPIALALGWGMTFGAFLTTLLLPALLVVTDDIREGVRKIFSGGLKSESSV; translated from the coding sequence ATGAACAAGCTTATCGATTACTTCGCCAAACAAGGTATTTTTGTTGATCTGATCACTGTCTTTGTCTTTGTTGCAGGAGTGGTTTCGATTCTTTCCATCAAGCGAGAGGTCTTTCCTAATATCAGCTTCGATATTATAACTGTGGTGACGCCTTACCCGGGAGCTTCTGCCGAATCTTCTGAGCGGCTGTTAACCAATCCGCTAGAGCAGGACCTCAAAGAGGTGGACGGCATTAAAAAGATGACCTCTATCTCTCGGGAAGGTGGCAGTACCATCATCCTTCAGCTAGACCCAGATCAAACAACCGCAGACGATGCCAAGGAGGATATTCAGGAGGTAGTCGATGCTTTCACCGAACTGCCAGAGGATGCAGAAGACCCTATCGTTACGGTTCTAGAGAATAAAACCACCCCGGCCATTGAGATCGCTCTGAGCGGCAATGTATCGGAAGACGTTTTGCGCTCAACTGCGAAATTCTTAGAAGAAGAGCTAGAGCTACTGTCCGACGTTGCGAAGATCCAATTCAATGGCCTGAGAGATTACGAGGTTAGAGTTGAAGCGGTGCCATCGAAGCTTCGGCAGTATCAAGTATCCCTGACCGATATCACCAATGCATTGGCAAGGCGCAATATTTCAACTCCGGGAGGCACCATTGATGGGTCTGAAGAGACTGAGTTTAAGGAGATGATTGTTCGCACCATTGGCGAATTTGAGGATGCCTCTGAGGTTGACGAAACGGTGATTCGAACCAATGTTTTCGCAGATCCCATACGTATTAAAGATGTTGCTAAAGTTACGACAGTTTTCGAGCGCGTGACGCGAACCTATAGAACCAATGGCACAGGCTCTATCTCGCTGACCGTTTTGAAAAAGGAAAGTGGAGACGTACTTGACTTAGTTGCGGAGGTCAAGCAACGAGTAGAGGAATTGATGCCTCAAATAGATCCCAGCGTTCAGATTAGCTATGTTAATGATACCAGTTTCTATGTGCAACGTCGTATCAGTGTACTGTCTAATAATCTACTCGTTGGCTTAGGTCTCGTGTTGGTAGTTTTGTCACTTATTTTACCCTGGCGTGTAGCGGCGATTACAGCTTTCGGAATTCCGTTTTCGTTCTTAGGAGCTATCGCGATTTTCTTCGGTTATGATATCAGTATCAATCTGATCAGTATGATGGGGCTCATCATCGTCGTAGGTATGCTGGTTGATGATGCGGTTGTGGTTACAGAAAATGCACAGCGTTTCCGGGAAAAGGGCTTCGATCCTATGGAAGCAGCGGTGAAAGGCACACAACAGGTTTGGGCGCCGGTTACAGTTTCAGTTTTAACAACCGTCATGGCCTTTGCTCCCATGCTTTATATGTCTGGGATCTTCGGTAAGTTTATTCGCTATATCCCTATGGGAGTGATCATAGCCCTTCTTATTTCCCTCTGGGAATGTTTCTTTGTCTTGCCTCATCATTTGGGAAAGTGGATTCGAAAAGAGAAAAGCAGTGATAAGTCTGGTCATGCTAAGGGTGGTGTGTTTGTCCAGACCTGGGAAGCCTATGTACAGCCATTCTATAGCTATGTTATCTATTACGTCATCAAGCTTCGCTACCTTGTCATCCTAGCTACTGTCTTGTTTTTAGGAGGATCTCTGTTTGTCGCAGCAACTAAGATGGACTTTGTTCTTTTCCCTAAAGGTGGCGTAGAAACATTCATCGTCAACTTTGAAACTCCTAATGGTACATCTCTAGCGAAAACTACAGAGGTTGCAGAGCCCATCGAAAAGGCGATTGCTGAGACCTTGCCTGACTCGGTTCTGGATGATTTTATTGTGCGTATCGGTATCCAGCAGAAGGACGCCAACGATCCATCCAGTAAAGTTGGAACTCAGTATGGCCAGGCTTTCGTCTATCTCACGCCGGCTACCGAACGAGATATTACAGCACAACAAGCCATCGATATGCTACGAGAAGCTGTCGGCAAGCCGGCTGGGGTGACCAAGCTAAGCTTTGAGCAGATTAGCGGTGGTCCTCCAGTTGGTAAGCCAGTTAATATTGGGGTTAGAGGAAAAACTTATGAGGCGATTTTACCAGTAGTGAGCAAAATTCAAGAGAGATTGAAGGAGGTAGAAGGGGTTTCTGATATCGAAAGCTCTTATTACCTAGGCAAGAAAGAGTTTCATGTTCGGGTCAAGGATGCTGAGGCGGTAGCGGCAGGACTAACAGTATTCGATATTGGTCGTGCAGTTCGTGCATCTTTTGAGGGCTTGGTACCAACTACCATTCGAAGGCTTGATGAAGAGCTTGATATTAGGGTGACCCTAACGGCAGAAGATCGATCGCGGGTTGAAACTATTGACCAGATATTGGTGCCCAATGTTAGGAGTCAACTGATTCCTCTTGGCCGTGTCGCAACGATCGAAGAAACTCAGGGCGTTTCCGTTTTCCGACACGAAGCAAACCAAAGGCAGGTCTCGGTGCTTGCTGAGCTAGATACAGCAGTCAGCAACTCAAGAGAAGTAAATGCCAAGATGCAGCCCATTGTCGCAGATATCTTAAAGGATCATCCTGGCATTCGAGCTAATTTCGGTGGTGAAAATGAGGACACCAACGAATCCATGGCATCCCTAGCCCGAGCATTCGGCTTTGCTTTCTTTGGTATCCTGCTTATCTTAATCTTACTTTTTAAAAATCTCTATCAACCCATGGTCATCGCTGCAACGATTCCTCTTGGAGTTGTAGCCGTGATCTGGACCTTCTTCTTCCATGGCAAGCCTTTGAGCTTTTTGGGCATGATTGGTGTGATTGCTCTCGCGGGGGTGATTGTTAACAATGCAATCGTCTTGGTCGACTTCGTGAATCAATTGGTTGCGGAAGGAGTAGACCGGTTTTCAGCTGTCCGACAAGCGGCACGGATCAGACTTAGACCCATCTTTTTAACGACAGTGACGACAACCGCAGGGATCTTGCCGACAGCCTACGGCTTGGGTGGCCTTGATCCCTTCGTGGTGCCGATTGCTCTAGCTTTAGGATGGGGAATGACGTTTGGCGCATTTTTAACAACCTTGTTGCTCCCAGCCCTTCTAGTTGTTACGGATGATATTCGCGAAGGGGTGCGAAAAATATTCTCGGGCGGGTTGAAATCGGAGTCTTCAGTCTGA
- a CDS encoding substrate-binding periplasmic protein, which yields MMVEGTDKGKFIDLTKKAFSEAGIDVEINILPPPQAIASFNEKKYDVLFPALDVNFPDLKKVSVSETIYMKKDFVFTQKGKPLLRTVQDLIGKTVGLTQGYPYDPAVTSNKQINLRYQKSDFVNVKDLNVGKIDAFIVEENTGLNAFERFRSKNYQYDNASPISEQNVYYAFQQSLEDKQKLVTKAIKDLKISGYFAKIFGNGA from the coding sequence ATGATGGTGGAGGGGACTGACAAGGGTAAATTTATCGATCTTACTAAAAAGGCATTTTCTGAGGCTGGTATTGATGTAGAGATAAATATTCTTCCGCCACCTCAGGCTATAGCCAGCTTCAACGAGAAGAAGTACGATGTATTATTTCCAGCTTTGGACGTAAACTTTCCAGATTTGAAAAAGGTTTCAGTATCGGAAACGATCTACATGAAGAAAGATTTTGTGTTTACCCAAAAAGGTAAACCACTTCTACGAACGGTTCAGGATCTGATCGGCAAGACAGTTGGCTTGACCCAGGGATATCCTTACGACCCCGCAGTTACAAGCAATAAGCAGATCAACCTAAGGTATCAAAAGTCAGACTTTGTGAATGTCAAAGATCTGAATGTAGGCAAGATCGATGCCTTTATCGTTGAAGAAAATACTGGTTTAAATGCTTTCGAACGCTTTCGTTCAAAAAACTACCAGTACGACAATGCTAGCCCTATTTCTGAGCAGAATGTCTACTATGCCTTTCAACAAAGCCTTGAAGACAAGCAGAAGCTTGTAACGAAAGCTATTAAAGACCTCAAAATATCAGGGTACTTTGCAAAGATTTTCGGTAACGGTGCTTAA
- a CDS encoding alkaline phosphatase D family protein, with protein sequence MDRRRFLVGASSILAGSGLVSMAKPALANASSNIDSLKDKALKKIAFGSCNRQSRAQTHWSVIEQDRPDLWIWLGDNIYGDGLSLQQRAEAWTNLKFDPNYYSLMQKTATMGTWDDHDYASNNQGKNFPDKEQSQEQFADFLGVPGDHPMRLREGVYYSETFGPYGKQTQVIMLDLRYFRGNPRYESMLGEEQWDWFENELRSSTADLIIIGSSVHLTSGITGFGLEGWNQYPKERQRLYEELEAIDVPILVLSGDRHMAEFTKRTLRNGKPIYEFMSSGLTHSTYAPLPDSGRIGRVIGSKNYGLINIDWTSQGPQLGLQIKDATRQGVAQQITPSYAYS encoded by the coding sequence ATGGATCGTCGTCGTTTCCTAGTAGGCGCCAGTTCAATTCTCGCAGGCAGTGGGCTTGTTAGCATGGCAAAACCAGCTTTAGCCAACGCAAGTTCGAATATCGATTCCCTCAAAGATAAGGCTCTAAAAAAAATCGCATTCGGGTCTTGCAACCGACAAAGTCGGGCTCAAACCCATTGGAGTGTGATTGAACAAGATCGGCCGGACCTATGGATATGGCTCGGGGATAACATCTATGGAGATGGACTTAGTCTTCAGCAACGTGCCGAAGCCTGGACCAATTTAAAGTTCGACCCTAACTACTATAGTCTCATGCAGAAAACAGCGACTATGGGAACATGGGACGACCACGATTACGCTAGCAATAATCAGGGCAAAAACTTCCCTGATAAGGAACAAAGCCAAGAACAATTCGCTGACTTTCTTGGGGTACCCGGCGATCACCCTATGCGCCTTCGCGAGGGTGTCTACTACAGCGAAACATTCGGTCCCTACGGCAAGCAAACACAAGTTATCATGCTCGATCTTCGCTATTTCCGTGGCAACCCCAGATATGAATCTATGCTAGGTGAGGAGCAATGGGACTGGTTTGAGAACGAGTTAAGGAGTTCCACAGCAGATTTGATTATCATAGGCTCCAGCGTTCACTTAACCTCAGGGATTACCGGCTTTGGGCTTGAGGGTTGGAATCAATATCCGAAGGAGCGCCAACGGCTCTACGAAGAGCTAGAGGCCATCGATGTACCCATTCTTGTGCTAAGTGGAGATCGTCATATGGCAGAGTTCACGAAACGGACTCTAAGGAACGGTAAGCCAATCTATGAATTTATGTCAAGTGGTCTTACCCACTCCACCTATGCCCCTCTTCCCGATTCTGGGCGCATTGGTCGAGTCATAGGATCAAAGAACTATGGGCTTATCAATATCGACTGGACAAGCCAGGGACCCCAGTTAGGTCTGCAGATTAAGGATGCCACAAGACAAGGAGTGGCACAACAGATCACTCCTTCATACGCTTACAGCTAA
- a CDS encoding 7TM-DISM domain-containing protein: MPTWIIVCGLLTALPLSGKPKAKDSNFVDITKLEDELLLPLDQDWDVYFDRHLASKELKKIKPDRKMALQKFFDFEFLAVEQIESKFATFRYRLHVKKPQILMLQIPEIPAYKLYVNNVLVGSKGTMSIEAREVIAERLSSRVILPGRLSYDIVLQTTNMRHGWFMGIPPISIGKPEAMQANFKRLDYLNIFVVGAMLITAVYQVVFFLRNRYDRSPLYFALFCLFIGARQAVDSETGFLLAILPLGWEWSWKISFIAYYLAPPTLLAFQQEIFPHTIPENYTKTLWFLSSCFCFLVLFTSLETYGPRNWVFHFITLSAVYFSILSLAKALKQNMDGAMILSAGFLILFGGTIHDILQTQQVFDGSALVAYTTLALIVCQSLILTNRFSKSFATVRHIKAELSKMVHPHVLEQISQGAPLERTMPTGTHEAVVLCFDVISSKDIKDPQYTQHLDSMLARIEKTLQQYYDPASTSSNAYRLQQWNDGMMITVGFPFHIPTELSKVDHAYLLAEELCYIFRKEMESMAYSKDLYCGVGITIGDLEGRYPKSGSMQYDIKGRAVGLARHYQAMSKPVLSKHGYQGSVVFIQDRVYRSLSKTYQEGFLRWDCQADGGTIRDDHHAEQAWFKFQAPAKAYSDENLISA, translated from the coding sequence TTGCCAACATGGATAATTGTTTGTGGCTTGCTTACAGCTTTGCCCCTTAGCGGCAAACCAAAGGCTAAAGATTCAAACTTCGTCGATATCACAAAACTGGAAGACGAGTTGCTCTTACCCCTAGACCAAGACTGGGACGTGTATTTCGATCGCCATTTGGCTAGTAAAGAACTAAAAAAAATAAAACCGGATCGAAAGATGGCATTGCAGAAGTTCTTTGACTTCGAATTCCTAGCTGTAGAGCAGATTGAGAGCAAATTCGCCACGTTTCGGTATCGGCTTCATGTGAAGAAACCTCAGATTCTAATGTTACAAATACCAGAGATCCCTGCTTACAAGCTCTATGTTAACAATGTTCTCGTTGGTAGCAAGGGTACCATGTCGATTGAAGCTCGGGAGGTGATAGCTGAAAGGCTGTCGTCAAGGGTCATCTTGCCTGGTCGCCTTAGTTACGACATTGTTCTACAGACGACTAACATGCGGCACGGTTGGTTTATGGGTATCCCACCCATAAGTATCGGCAAACCGGAGGCTATGCAAGCGAATTTTAAACGACTGGACTACCTCAATATCTTCGTTGTCGGTGCCATGCTTATTACGGCCGTCTACCAAGTCGTATTTTTTCTCCGAAACCGATACGACCGATCGCCTTTGTACTTTGCATTGTTTTGCCTATTCATAGGGGCGAGGCAGGCTGTAGATTCTGAAACTGGATTTCTTCTGGCCATTCTTCCTCTAGGTTGGGAATGGAGCTGGAAAATTTCTTTCATCGCCTACTATCTCGCACCGCCGACCCTCTTAGCATTCCAGCAGGAGATATTCCCGCACACAATCCCAGAGAACTATACTAAGACACTATGGTTTCTATCTTCTTGTTTTTGCTTCTTGGTATTATTCACGTCTTTAGAGACCTATGGCCCTCGGAATTGGGTTTTTCACTTTATAACTTTATCAGCAGTCTATTTTTCGATCCTGTCACTTGCCAAGGCACTGAAACAAAATATGGATGGTGCCATGATACTAAGCGCAGGCTTCTTGATTCTGTTTGGTGGAACGATTCATGATATTCTCCAAACACAACAAGTCTTCGATGGCTCTGCATTGGTAGCTTACACCACTCTCGCATTGATAGTTTGTCAATCGTTGATCCTTACCAATCGCTTCTCCAAGAGCTTCGCTACGGTTCGTCATATCAAAGCTGAACTATCAAAAATGGTTCACCCCCATGTGCTAGAGCAGATTAGCCAGGGAGCTCCTCTTGAACGAACCATGCCTACCGGCACCCATGAGGCTGTTGTGCTATGCTTCGATGTTATCAGTAGCAAGGATATTAAGGACCCTCAATACACCCAGCACTTGGATTCCATGCTGGCTCGCATCGAAAAAACTCTTCAGCAGTATTACGATCCAGCATCTACCAGCTCGAATGCCTACCGGCTTCAGCAGTGGAATGACGGAATGATGATTACAGTTGGCTTTCCCTTTCATATTCCCACTGAACTAAGCAAGGTGGATCATGCCTACCTCTTAGCGGAGGAGCTTTGTTATATCTTCCGCAAGGAAATGGAGAGCATGGCTTACAGCAAAGATCTCTACTGCGGTGTTGGTATCACCATTGGCGATCTTGAAGGTCGGTATCCAAAATCTGGATCGATGCAGTATGATATCAAGGGTCGTGCTGTGGGCCTTGCCCGTCACTACCAAGCGATGAGTAAACCTGTTCTATCAAAACATGGCTACCAAGGCAGCGTCGTGTTTATCCAAGATCGCGTCTATCGAAGCTTGAGCAAAACCTACCAAGAAGGATTCCTACGCTGGGATTGTCAAGCAGATGGAGGAACTATTCGGGACGATCACCATGCAGAGCAAGCCTGGTTTAAGTTTCAAGCACCTGCTAAAGCCTACTCCGACGAGAATCTCATTTCCGCATAG
- a CDS encoding DM9 repeat-containing protein codes for MKYSLTFLCLLVSVLACKRSRILTDDIGENQELSSGANLEAQPIVDNAPNGESRITQLQIAVTGPGLTHFIYKIGPSDQTNCLLASGYNTRAISEGITDDISSLPDGPITLCIVVQKGDQWQDYGEATKLTWTKATGALESIQGLTSVITTQKISLFWEASSSSEGTLVVRSQQPIAWSPEDGQVYAPGETIEDVEILASGDILSYEDDGLTDNQSYYYAVYAYDIENRYAPPSLEAGIPSATPYTWISLSSGALTSGAVQGGTRFDGSRELYICRAILKDQSGTVITARHPGKFIPDLKGDPSAGRCYYAFGEGTVRADEFEILVLTRGTFEEAFQWQDFTVGDPLDPKVFVAGNEGADRDLFVCRFQNGVNNLFTPGKTFQGDPCHIDAIGAPNSLRQSASFQILLSK; via the coding sequence ATGAAATACTCTCTGACATTTTTATGTCTGCTGGTATCGGTGCTGGCCTGTAAGCGGTCGCGAATCCTAACGGACGATATCGGTGAGAATCAAGAGCTATCGAGTGGGGCAAATCTTGAGGCGCAGCCTATTGTTGACAACGCTCCCAACGGTGAGTCGAGAATCACTCAGCTACAGATTGCCGTGACCGGCCCAGGGTTAACTCACTTTATCTATAAGATCGGCCCCAGTGACCAAACAAATTGTTTACTGGCGTCAGGCTATAACACGCGAGCGATCTCTGAAGGTATTACAGACGATATCTCTTCGTTACCTGACGGTCCGATCACTCTATGCATCGTGGTGCAAAAGGGTGATCAATGGCAGGATTATGGAGAAGCAACAAAACTTACCTGGACTAAGGCAACAGGTGCTTTGGAATCAATTCAAGGCCTGACATCGGTGATTACAACCCAGAAAATTAGCCTTTTTTGGGAAGCTAGTTCTAGCTCCGAAGGAACGTTAGTGGTCCGTAGTCAACAGCCGATAGCTTGGAGCCCTGAAGACGGGCAAGTTTACGCTCCCGGCGAGACGATTGAGGATGTGGAGATTCTAGCGAGTGGTGACATCCTGAGCTACGAAGACGATGGCTTAACCGATAATCAAAGCTATTATTATGCGGTATATGCCTACGATATTGAAAATCGATACGCTCCACCTAGTTTAGAAGCTGGTATCCCGAGTGCAACACCATATACTTGGATTTCTCTTTCGTCCGGTGCCTTGACGAGTGGTGCCGTGCAAGGCGGAACTCGTTTTGATGGTTCCCGTGAGCTGTATATCTGTCGCGCGATATTGAAAGATCAAAGTGGAACGGTGATTACTGCGCGACATCCCGGCAAGTTTATACCAGACTTGAAGGGTGATCCCAGTGCTGGCAGGTGTTACTATGCCTTCGGTGAAGGGACGGTGCGGGCTGATGAGTTTGAAATCCTAGTTCTGACCCGTGGAACGTTTGAAGAAGCCTTCCAGTGGCAGGATTTTACAGTGGGTGATCCTTTAGACCCTAAGGTGTTTGTCGCTGGTAATGAAGGAGCTGACCGCGATTTGTTTGTTTGCCGCTTTCAGAATGGAGTTAACAACCTATTCACTCCAGGGAAAACCTTCCAGGGAGACCCTTGTCATATCGATGCCATTGGCGCTCCGAATAGCCTTCGGCAAAGTGCAAGCTTTCAGATTTTGCTAAGCAAGTAG
- a CDS encoding RsmE family RNA methyltransferase has protein sequence MNLVLFEDQEAQAALAFNDPRAKHIRKILKLGVGEQFRSGLVDGPLGYSTILRMEDQKIYFRHEWHQAAPAPFPIHLICGTPRPNSAKRMLRDATCMGVASLTFIDSDLGEKSYRDSHVWEASQVRELLKQGASQTYTTRLPKVQRGLSLRDAHSLVLDSQHIAFDNNVHARSFKQFMAPTPSLASSIYIGSERGWSDRERQLMAELEISSYLLGSRVMRSDTAFIAALTLVAQARGLLEE, from the coding sequence ATGAATCTCGTTCTGTTTGAAGATCAGGAAGCACAAGCCGCTCTCGCCTTTAACGATCCTCGGGCGAAGCATATTCGTAAGATTCTGAAGCTAGGCGTCGGAGAGCAATTCCGCTCTGGCTTGGTTGATGGGCCTTTGGGATACAGTACGATCTTAAGAATGGAAGATCAGAAGATCTACTTCCGACACGAATGGCACCAAGCTGCACCGGCCCCTTTCCCCATTCACCTTATTTGCGGAACACCCCGGCCCAACAGCGCGAAGAGAATGCTCCGTGATGCCACCTGTATGGGTGTCGCATCCCTCACCTTTATCGATAGCGACCTCGGTGAAAAATCCTACCGGGACTCTCACGTTTGGGAAGCGAGCCAAGTGAGAGAGCTTCTCAAGCAGGGTGCCAGCCAAACTTATACCACCCGCCTGCCGAAAGTGCAGCGAGGACTATCGTTACGTGACGCTCATAGCTTGGTGCTCGATAGCCAGCATATCGCCTTTGACAACAACGTCCACGCTAGAAGCTTCAAACAATTCATGGCCCCGACGCCCAGTCTCGCGTCAAGCATATACATTGGTTCAGAACGAGGCTGGAGTGATCGTGAGCGCCAATTGATGGCGGAGCTAGAGATAAGCTCATATTTACTGGGGTCTAGAGTGATGCGTAGCGATACCGCATTTATTGCAGCTCTAACCTTGGTGGCGCAAGCACGAGGCTTGCTCGAAGAATAA